The genome window GCGCCAGCAGCCGGTAGCCCAGCGCACCGAACGGGCCCAGCAGCAGGAACCAGAACAGCACCGCGAACCAGCGCCGCAGCGCGCTGACCGCCACCGCCTCGACCAGCCCGGCCGGATCGGCGCGCAGCGGCCCGCCGTCGGCCTGCAGCTGCGCCACCGCCAGCTGCCGCGCCGCGGCATCGTCGGCGTCGATGATCGCCTCCACGTCGGCATCCAGGTCGCGCGGCCCCCAACTGAAGGCCAGCACCGCGATCCCGAACAGCAGGACCAGCAGGCCCAGGTGCGGCGCCGCCAGCAGCCACTGCAGCAGGCCGACCAGCAGCAGCGGCGGCAGCAGCGCCAGTGCGATGCCGTAGCGGCCACGCCAGGCGCTGCCCTCGCCGGCGTGCGTGTCCAGCCAGCTCAGCCAGTCGCCGAAGGCGTCGAAGCGGCGCAACGAGGCCACCATGCCGGGCGCGACATGGCCCAACACCAGGGCGACGATCACAGCGACGAGGGTCGTGAACATGCAGGTCCTCCGGGACCGTTCTGAAACGGATGCGCGCGATGCGCCGGCGCGGTCAGGCCGGCGCGCCGTGCCGGTACCAGTCCTCGATCAGGGCGCGGGCGATGGAGATGCGCGGCGGCAGGCGCAGGCCGTGGCCGTCGTCGGCGCTGTCGCCGTGCGCAGCCAGCCGCGCCAGCGCGGCGCCGACCTCCTCGCGCTCGAACCAGCGCGTGTCTTCCAGCTCGCCGTCCACCTGCGGGATGTCCGCCTCCGCCTGCGCGCGGAAGCCGAGCATCAGCGCGCCGGGAAACGGCCACGGCTGCGCGCCGTAGTAGCGGCAGCTGCCGGGCCGCACCCGCACCTGGGTTTCTTCGGCCACCTCGCGCGCCACCGTCTGTTCCAGTGATTCGCCCGGCTCGACGAAGCCGGCGATCACCGAGTAGCGCCGCGCCGGCCAGCTCGCCTGGCGCCCCAGCAGCAGGCGCCGGCCGTCGCTGACCGCGACGATCACCGCCGGATCCACCCGCGGATAGTGCTCGCTGGCGCATTGCGTGCAGACGCCGAGGAAACCGCCGCGCTGCAGCGCGATGGTGCCGCCGCACACGCCGCAGAAGCGGGTACGCGACTGCCAGTGCAGCATCGCGCGGGCGTAGGCGAACAGGCTCGCCTCCAACGCCGGCCACTCGGCGGCGGCGCGGCGCAGGTCGATGCGCTGCGGCGGCGCCGGCGCCTGCGGCAGCGCGTCGGCGGCCAGCGCGAACCAGGCCTGGCCGTGATCCAGGCCAAGGAAGACCGCCCGCTCCGCCAGCGCGCCCAGCGCGGCGCCGCTGGCGATCAACGGGCGTCCGTCGGCGTCGGCATGCGCATGGCCGTCGGCGTCCAGCACCAGCACCTGGGCCTGTTCCCAGGCCCGGCGCAGCGCGGCCGGATCGGTGCGCACGGCATCGGCACGGTCGATCGCGGGACCGGCGAAGGCGAAGGAGTCGGGCGTCGGATCGGACATGCGCCGCAGGGTGCAGGCAAACCGTGCGTCCCGCAAGCCGCAGCGTGTCTACACGCTGAAGCTGCTGCCGCACCCGCAGGTGGTCTTGGCGTTGGGATTGCGGATCACGAACTGCGCCCCGTGCAGGCCCTCGCTGTAGTCCACTTCCGCACCCATCAGGTACTGCAGGCTGAGCGGGTCGACCAGCAGGGTGACCTGGTCGGTCTGCACCGCCAGGTCGTCCTCGGCGCGGTTCTCGTCGAACTCGAAGCCGTACTGGAAGCCGGAACAGCCGCCGCCCTGGATGTAGACGCGCAGCGCCAGCGCGTCGTTGCCTTCCTCGCGGATCAGCTCGCGCACCTTGGCCGCGGCGGCCGCGGTGAAGTTCAACGGCCGCTCCAGCGACTGGTAGTCGGGCGTGGGCGCGGCGCCGGGCAGGGAAACGAGAGTGCTCATGCCAGCAGCATGGGGACGGCGGGCGGCCGAATCAAGCCTCGGCGGTGAGCGCGCGCGGCGGCTCGGCGTCGCCGGCGGCCTGCTCGCGGTGCGCTTCCGGCGGCGCCAGCGCGGCGAGGCTGCCGGCGTGGATCAGGCGCCCGGTCAGCTGCGCGCCGGCGTTCATCTCCACCACCTGGTAGTGCACGTTGCCCTGCACCCGCGCCTTCGGCGCCAGTTCCACCCGCTCGGCGGCGTGCACGTCGCCGATCAGCTGGCCGTTGATGATCACCACCGGCGCGCGCACCTCGCCCTCGATGCTGCCGTGCTCGGACAGGGTCAGCGTGGCCGGCGCGCCGTCCTCGGCCACGACCTTGCCGAGAATGCGCCCTTCCACGTAGAGCCCGCCGCTGAACACCAGGTCGCCACGGATCACCACCTGCGCGCCGATCAGCGTGTCGACCACGGTCTGGCCGCTGCTGCGGCTGTTCTTGTTCCCAAACATAGGCTGATTATTCCCCTTTGCCGTTACCGGCCAATGTCCAATCGAAGGTCTGGCTGACCGGCGTCCCGCCGCCGCTCAGTACCACCCGCACCCGTTGCGGCGTGAAGCCCTTGGGCAGGATCACGCTGCCATCCAGTTGCTGGAAGTAGCGGAACGAGTAGTCCTGCCCGGGCACACCGGTCTTCTGGTGCAGTTCGTCCCAGCCGACGCTGGTCAGCTTGCCGCCGCGCACGCCCTCCACGGTCAGGCGCAGCTGGCCCTGACTGATCGCCCCGCGGTTGAGGTTCTGGGTCAGCACCACGTTGTAGCGCCAGGTGCCGCCGGCCTCGGCGGAGAACTCCACCGAATGCACGCTCAAGCCCTTGCGCTGGCTGGTGGCGCCGACCAGGCGCTCGTAGAACGCCACGTCGGCCCGCAGCCCGGCGATCTCCTCGTCGCGCTCGGCCAGCGAACTCTGCACCTCGTTGTTGGCGGCGCGGCTGATCTGGTCGGAGCGGGCCAGGGTGGCCTGGCGCTGGTTGAGCGTCTCGATCTGGCGCTGCTGCGCCTGCAGGTTGCGTTCGGCATCGCGCAGCTGCGCGCTGACCGCACTGAGCCGCGGCGCGGCCTGGCGGCTGGCCAGCCACCAGGTCAGCGCCAGCGACAACAGCCACAGCCCGGCGAGCAGCAGCCACAGCCCGCGGCCACGACGGGGCGCGGCGCCATTGGGCACGATCTGGAAACGGGGAACGGGTCGGTTCATGCGTGCCACCGCGCCACCGAGGCGGCGCCGGCGTCGATCCTCGCGGGTCGGCTTGCTGGAACGCCCTAGTGTAAGCCACCCTCCTGAGCGGTGCCGGACTGCACGGCATCCCACGCCCCACGCCGCGGGCTGGCCTTCGTGGCGGGCTTGGCCGATAGTGGCCGGCATCCGTGCAGTTGCAGGAGCGCCTGCCATGACCGACGCCCATCTCTTCGTAATCGGCATCCTGCTGGCCTGGCTGGCCGGCATCCGCGTCTACCTGACCGTGTTCGGTGTCGGCCTGGCCGGCCTGCTCGGCTGGCTGGACCTGCCGCCGGCGCTGCAGGCCACGCAGTCGTGGTGGGTGCTCGGCACCTCCGGCGCGCTGGCGCTGGCGGAGTTCTTCGCCGACAAGATCCCCGGCGTGGACTCGGTCTGGGACCTGCTGCAGACCCTGACCCGGATTCCGGCCGGCGCCTTCCTGGCCGCGGCCACGCTCTCGCCCGACGGCCAGCTCGGCGCCGGCGCGCTGGCCACCGGCGCCGGCGTGGCGCTGACCAGCCATGTGCTCAAGGCCGGCACCCGCGCCCTGCTCAACACCTCGCCGGAACCGGCCAGCAACTGGATCGCCTCGCTGGCCGAGGATTCGGTGGTGATCGCCGCGCTGGCCCTGGCCCTGGCGCACCCATGGTTGGCGCTGGCCGTGGTGCTGGCGGCGAGCGTGCTCGGCGCGCTGCTGGTGTGGTGGACCTGGCGCCTGCTGTGGCGCGGCATGCGCCGCCTGCTGGCGCCGGCTCCGACCGCCGCGGCGCAAGGCACGCAGCCTTCGCGAACTTGATCGCATAATTTGGACGCGCACCAGGAACCAGACGCGATGCCCGCCAACGACGCCGCTCCGCTTTCCCATCGCGAGGACCCGCGCGCGCGCCATGTCCGCGCCGAGACCCCGCCGCCGCACTACTGGCGCCGCTGGGTCGGCGACGCGGAGCGCGCGGTGCCCGCCGAGGTCGACTCCGATGACCGCGCGGCCGATCCCGTGCCCGCCGAATCCACGGCAGCCGCCACGCCGCTGGCCAGCACCGACCACGACGACGGCCCGGCCGACGCCAGCGCGGCCGCCTTCGTGGTCGCCGACGCCGGCTCCGATCCTGCCGCGCAGGCCGCGGCCGCGCCCTACCGCGTGCTGATCGTCGAGGACGATCGTGCGCAGGCGCTGTTCGCGCAGAGCGTGCTGCACGGCGCCGGCATGCATGCGCTGGTGCAGATGCAGGCCGAAGGCGTGCAGCAGGCCATCGTCGACTACCGGCCGGACCTGATCCTGATGGACCTGCACATGCCGGGACTGGACGGCATGCGCCTGACCACGCTGATCCGCCAGCAGCCGCAGCACCAGTTGCTGCCGATCGTGTTCCTGTCCGGCGACGCGGATCCGGAACTGGAATACGAAGTGCTCGACAGCGGCGCCGACGATTTCCTGACCAAGCCGATCCGGCCGCGGCACCTGATCGCCGCGGTCTCCAACCGCATCCGCCGCGCCCGCCAGCAGGCGCAGCAGGGCCACGCCGAGGCGGTGCCGCTGAACAATCCCGAGACCGGCCTGCCGACCCGCGCCCATCTGCTGCAGCTGCTGGACACGGCGCTGCGCACGCACCGCCGCGGCAGCCTGTACTTCATCGAGATCGCCAGCGCGCTCGGCCTGCGCGAACGCTACGGCTACGCCGCGTTCGAGCGGCTGATGGCGCAGGCCGGGCGCCGCCTGGCCGGCATCACCGCGTCGCAGCCGCTGGCGCGGCTCAACGACAATAGCTTCCTGCTGCTGGCCGAGGACCGCGATGCCGACGCGCAGCGGCAACGCGCGCAGGGCCTGCGCGACACCCTGTCCGGCCACGCCTTCCCGCTGCGCGAGGACGAGGCGCTGCACCTGCGCTGCGCGATCGGCTATGCCGACTTCGGCCATGGCTTCGAGGATGCCGGCAGCGCCCTGGAAGCGGTCGAACGCACCGCGCTGCAGGCGCGGCTGCAGCCGCAGGGCATCGCCGCCTACGTGCCGCCGCGCGTAGAGGAGGACCTGCAGCGCATCGCGATGCTGGAAGGGCAACTGGAACCGGCCTACCAGCCGATCGTCGCCGTCGCCGGCGGCGACATCGCCCAGTACCAGGTACTGCTGCGCCTGCGCCAGCGCGACGGCAGCCTGCTCTCGGCCGGCCAGGTGCTGCCGGCCGCCGAGGCCATCGGACGCATCGCCGACCTCGACCAGCAGGTGCTGGACCACGCGCTGGGCCTGCTGCATCTGTACCAGCACGCCACCCCGCCGCTGCGCCTGTTCGTCTCGCAGTCCTCGCGCACGCTGGCGCGCACCGCCTTCGCCGAATGGCTGATCGACACCATCGGCCGCCGCGGCGTCACCGGCACCTCGCTGGTGATCGACCTGCGCCTGGACGATGCGTTGGTCCATACCGCCACGCTGCAGCAGTTCTGCGCGCGGCTGATGCCGCTGGGCGTGCAGTTCTGCATCAGCCAGTTCGAACCGGGCGCCGAGGCCGAAGCGCTGCTCGCGCATTTGCCGCTGGGCTATCTGCGCCTGTCGGCGCGCTTCGCCGGCGCGCATGCCGATCCCGATCTGCGCGAC of Xanthomonas sacchari contains these proteins:
- the nudC gene encoding NAD(+) diphosphatase produces the protein MSDPTPDSFAFAGPAIDRADAVRTDPAALRRAWEQAQVLVLDADGHAHADADGRPLIASGAALGALAERAVFLGLDHGQAWFALAADALPQAPAPPQRIDLRRAAAEWPALEASLFAYARAMLHWQSRTRFCGVCGGTIALQRGGFLGVCTQCASEHYPRVDPAVIVAVSDGRRLLLGRQASWPARRYSVIAGFVEPGESLEQTVAREVAEETQVRVRPGSCRYYGAQPWPFPGALMLGFRAQAEADIPQVDGELEDTRWFEREEVGAALARLAAHGDSADDGHGLRLPPRISIARALIEDWYRHGAPA
- the erpA gene encoding iron-sulfur cluster insertion protein ErpA, whose translation is MSTLVSLPGAAPTPDYQSLERPLNFTAAAAAKVRELIREEGNDALALRVYIQGGGCSGFQYGFEFDENRAEDDLAVQTDQVTLLVDPLSLQYLMGAEVDYSEGLHGAQFVIRNPNAKTTCGCGSSFSV
- a CDS encoding bactofilin family protein; its protein translation is MFGNKNSRSSGQTVVDTLIGAQVVIRGDLVFSGGLYVEGRILGKVVAEDGAPATLTLSEHGSIEGEVRAPVVIINGQLIGDVHAAERVELAPKARVQGNVHYQVVEMNAGAQLTGRLIHAGSLAALAPPEAHREQAAGDAEPPRALTAEA
- a CDS encoding DUF6776 family protein gives rise to the protein MNRPVPRFQIVPNGAAPRRGRGLWLLLAGLWLLSLALTWWLASRQAAPRLSAVSAQLRDAERNLQAQQRQIETLNQRQATLARSDQISRAANNEVQSSLAERDEEIAGLRADVAFYERLVGATSQRKGLSVHSVEFSAEAGGTWRYNVVLTQNLNRGAISQGQLRLTVEGVRGGKLTSVGWDELHQKTGVPGQDYSFRYFQQLDGSVILPKGFTPQRVRVVLSGGGTPVSQTFDWTLAGNGKGE
- a CDS encoding DUF4126 domain-containing protein encodes the protein MTDAHLFVIGILLAWLAGIRVYLTVFGVGLAGLLGWLDLPPALQATQSWWVLGTSGALALAEFFADKIPGVDSVWDLLQTLTRIPAGAFLAAATLSPDGQLGAGALATGAGVALTSHVLKAGTRALLNTSPEPASNWIASLAEDSVVIAALALALAHPWLALAVVLAASVLGALLVWWTWRLLWRGMRRLLAPAPTAAAQGTQPSRT
- a CDS encoding EAL domain-containing protein, yielding MPANDAAPLSHREDPRARHVRAETPPPHYWRRWVGDAERAVPAEVDSDDRAADPVPAESTAAATPLASTDHDDGPADASAAAFVVADAGSDPAAQAAAAPYRVLIVEDDRAQALFAQSVLHGAGMHALVQMQAEGVQQAIVDYRPDLILMDLHMPGLDGMRLTTLIRQQPQHQLLPIVFLSGDADPELEYEVLDSGADDFLTKPIRPRHLIAAVSNRIRRARQQAQQGHAEAVPLNNPETGLPTRAHLLQLLDTALRTHRRGSLYFIEIASALGLRERYGYAAFERLMAQAGRRLAGITASQPLARLNDNSFLLLAEDRDADAQRQRAQGLRDTLSGHAFPLREDEALHLRCAIGYADFGHGFEDAGSALEAVERTALQARLQPQGIAAYVPPRVEEDLQRIAMLEGQLEPAYQPIVAVAGGDIAQYQVLLRLRQRDGSLLSAGQVLPAAEAIGRIADLDQQVLDHALGLLHLYQHATPPLRLFVSQSSRTLARTAFAEWLIDTIGRRGVTGTSLVIDLRLDDALVHTATLQQFCARLMPLGVQFCISQFEPGAEAEALLAHLPLGYLRLSARFAGAHADPDLRDQLRATIDLAHRAGLLIIGQQIEQAQAAAAMWMGGVDFIQGNLVQSVGDQLNFDFQNAVL